In Tachysurus fulvidraco isolate hzauxx_2018 chromosome 9, HZAU_PFXX_2.0, whole genome shotgun sequence, the sequence TTCCACAGTTATTACTGCCAAATGGCTTGGATCTTTAACCCTTGTGGGGACCACTGTGGACATGTGCTGATTAGCCAATGGTTCATTGCCATTAATCTCCAAAGCTCTAGCTGCAGACGGAAGAACCATCCTACCATCAACCACGGGAATTCCAAACTGATGCAGAATCCCCTGTTCGATTTGGTAAgccatgtattttatttttattttttttagccctTTTCTGACATGACCTTGCacttggcagacactcttatcttATTTAACCTTCCAACTGGTAGTCTAACACTATAACCGCATCACCCCCATTATTTTACTTTGCCATACTTGCATTATTCCAGCTCACCCCAATGTTTCACTGCATATcaatttacatactgtatttctttctctcttatcCATATGCCATGCTAACCAATTTTGGAAGGAAATAGGGTTTCGTCATCCAGTTGATCTTGGACCCAAGTCATCAAGTAGTCGATATATTTTGGAGCTGAACATTTGATCGGTTTCTTTATGTTGGTACCATCAGCCCAGTGATATTCATACCTGGAGAAACATAAGAGATACTGTAAAACCATCCAGTTGTGTTTATGtggtaaataacaaaatatgttATGATATTTCTTCCTACTTGGGCCCTGCAGACATGACAGGGCAGTTGGTCTCTGTGCAGAACTCAGTGATTGTGCCATACAACATATTGATCTGGTTGAAGAAATCGACCGCTAAAATAAAGTCAAAGTAACTCGTCAGAATAACGAGACCTAGATCACATCATCTGCCTTACACAAAATTGAGGAAGAAAGATTTTACCACAAATTTGCAGCAAACTGTTCATAAAAAGACTCTAGatattttaatatgaaatattttaatgcttttagaaaatggaaaaaattaaCAGTTTAGGGACATCAGTAAACAGAACACTACAATAACTTACAacagatatattaaaatataaaacatcatATACTGATCACTCAAACATTTCATATGATGTTTGGTAAAGTTTAATTAAGATAATGCTGCAACAGCTTTATCAATTAAGCATGTAGACATATACACTCACTATTAACAGCGATCCATTCATTAAGGTCTTCTCCTTCTGGTAACATTACAGCAGCTCGAAGGTTGCCACTTCCCAACGTTGCTTCAGCATGTTTCAAGAGCTCATACTGGTGAGAACCCTCTGGAATGTTTTTCTTTGGTTTAAAAGTCTTTGAAGACCGACTGCCACTAAAGCAAACACATGATCATCATTTATTCACTTACACAGTCAAATGCTGATTACATCTGTTTAGTCCTGCATAACAGCTTTGTATCCACCACCATTTCTGAGTTGAGCTGAAGTAGATTAAACTATACCTCTACTAGCACAGTCCAAAATCTAGTGCTATAAATGCCAAAGTAATCTTTTATAGACCAAAGTTTCTTGAGGCTCTACCATGGAACATGACAAATAATGCAACTGATGACACTTTTAGTTCATCAAAATATCTCAAATTGGGTTATTGATACAACAATGATAAATACTTTGGCTATTATATTTAGATGGCAGTTAAAACATACGACTGGTGCTTGTGTTCCTCCTAGTAGGAAATGAGCTCTTCATATAGTTTATTTTCAAACCAcacaaatgtgaaataaaaataatcccaAAAGTATTTCAATTAACAAAACCCTAAATGTATTAAAGGACATACACATAAGAAAATTAAAACCTGCTTACACTGaattgaaaagagaaaaaaaatgcattaaacacatttactaacaccaacacactttCTCTAAAACCAAACACTGACATGAAGGAAATGaacacattcattttcatttatatgcaagtttgtatattgtatttgattataaaataaaaatcttgaaatcATGAAAATTATGTTTAAACTGACAGAGATATCAGATTTCCCACCCATCCTGCAGTCATTTatggttaataataatacataaggATATTTCATATAAATAGGTTTCATATAAACAAGATATGTAGACTATTAGAAGTCATTATATTACTAGGGGTGTAAGGATACAGCATGGCACAATGCATTGCATCGCCTTAATTTCGTGATATGCATCATGGGAGTGCACGATTCACAGTCTAGAACTCCAGGAACATCGAGGTCCCAATACAtaaactgtatttataaattggaatttataaatatattaatttttatttaagctATAGTGAAAATGTAGaacaatttttcattttatacagaCAAAAAGGCACACTGCTTTGCACCGTTTCTAATTCAGAAATTAAAAAGGAGAATTTTTCCtttcattcaatttttttttttttttttttacaaattattatCAGAATCAAAATGAATCATGAAGCCAGTATCATGAACAGATTTGTGATCGGAGTGCATCGTTACACCCCTAATGGTTACCAATAGCACAGCACTTTTGAATTCATGATTCTGACTGGTCAAAGATGATGATCTGGAGCCCAGAGTGTTTTGTTACAGTTCATTGTAACAGGGTTTCATAACAGTATGTTTATTTGCCATAGGAGAGTCgttatatgtttaaatataactTACATTaaaggctggtgagggaatTGTTCTTTACAATGACATTAAATGCAActaaaaaaatggataaaatgtatGACATGCTGTTTTGTTTACTACACAACAGTTAGTCCATGTGCTTCAATAGCGCTGATATTAAATATAACCACACTAGGACATTTTAATCAGTCTACTTTGTCTGGGTCCTAAATAAATGTTCTAATTCAAACAATTACTGCAAAGCTAGTTTCCAGTTCATCATACTGAAACACTCACTACACTTATTACAAGCTGTCAATCAGTCTGTGGGGTGCTTTTGGTATTGGTTTTGGCAACCAGCTCTAGGCTTCTTTGGAAAAAACTTTTCgtgcatgaagaaaaaaataaacaaaacatttggaCTGAAATGTCTGCTTCTTGATATTTTCTTGTAAACTCACAATTGTGCATTTACATACAAGCATATTTATACAAGCATGTCTGTGGTTTATATAACCTGCGGCCTCGTGTCTACAGCTGAATCACAGCCATGTTGATGTTCACTACAACACCACTTTTGTTCATgtgatatatatacacttaaATAAATCTCTGACAaattgctgttataaaaaacCTAAAATAATTCAGCTCATGCTGTTTTAGTAAAATGGTCAACTTCATATTGGTTCTCTGCATCTAACCACCCTGTTGTTAGTTAACCAGAACTGCAGCACACAGTTTATGTTTATTCCTAACATGTTATTTTCCCAGTCCATATGTGTCTGGTGATATGTCACTACATATGGAAGTATtcaagaatttttatttatttatttattttaaagaaaagaaaaaatatattgatGTAGATCAATTGTGTGCAAAAGTCTAAGGACATAACAAGGAAATGTCATTTCTGTCTTCGAGAGCTTAAGAGTTTAGCCAAAgttctaaaataaaatcagaatattttaatatgaattaatttgcatattttcgTGTTAACTGAAGCACAAATCACCCTCAGTTTGAGCTTTAATCACCTCACGATtaacaacttttatctttaatGTTATAACACGAGCATCAATCTTGATTAATGCTTTAGCGGAAGCTTCATGGAGATCTTTCAGGAAAGAGAATATGCTATAATCAGAGACGTCTATAAGACGTGTTAAATCGTGTTAAACGGtctaatataacataatataatataaaaacggatatttaatatatttgttaaGATCGTATCGTGGTTTTAGATGAGTTGGTTAACCAACGTTTGTCAACGCTGAACTAAGCAACAACAATGAACCGAAAAGTTACACTTACTATTAGTTACTAGTTATTGATTGACTAGTTATAGTGTACTAGGGATTATTCAACAGGAATATAATCTCCAAACAATGACCACGTTGTTGTATAATAAGAGACTAACCAGTTTTTCACGCCACCATTACTTACAATAGGAAGCTCATTTTCGTCAAATTTGCCTCCAACGAAGATCCAGAGAGCGTGAATTCCAAATTATCCGATTAAACCGATGTAAACAACGTATTTGCGTc encodes:
- the mob1a gene encoding MOB kinase activator 1A produces the protein MSFLFGSRSSKTFKPKKNIPEGSHQYELLKHAEATLGSGNLRAAVMLPEGEDLNEWIAVNTVDFFNQINMLYGTITEFCTETNCPVMSAGPKYEYHWADGTNIKKPIKCSAPKYIDYLMTWVQDQLDDETLFPSKIGVPFPKNFMSVAKTILKRLFRVYAHIYHQHFDSVMQLQEEAHLNTSFKHFIFFVQEFNLIDRRELVPLQELIEKLGTKDR